A genomic stretch from Phocoena phocoena chromosome 9, mPhoPho1.1, whole genome shotgun sequence includes:
- the LOC136128001 gene encoding dentin sialophosphoprotein-like, with product MSTQEDTSTPEDTSTQEDTSTLEDTSTQEDTSTPEDTSTQEDMSTPEDTSTQEDTSTPEDTSTQEDTSTQGDTSTQEDTSTPEDTSTQEDMSTPEDTSTQEDTSTPEDTSTQEDTSTQGDTSTQEDTSTQEDTSTQKDTSTQEDTSTQGDTFTQGDTSTQEDTSTPEDTSTQEDKSTQGDTFTQEDTSTPEDTSTQEDTSTPEDTSTQEDTSTQGDTSTQEDTSTQEDTSTQEDTSTQEDTSTQEDTSTPEDTSTQEDKSTQGDTFTQEDTSTPEDTSTQEDTSTPEDTSTQEDTSTQEDTSTQGDTFTQEDTSTQEDTSTQGDASTQEETSTQGDTST from the coding sequence ATGTCCACCCAGGAGGACACGTCCACCCCGGAGGACACATCTACCCAGGAGGACACGTCCACCCTGGAGGACACGTCTACCCAGGAGGACACGTCCACCCCAGAGGACACATCTACCCAGGAGGACATGTCCACCCCAGAGGACACATCTACCCAGGAGGACACGTCCACCCCGGAGGACACATCTACCCAGGAGGACACGTCCACCCAGGGGGACACATCCACCCAGGAGGACACGTCCACCCCAGAGGACACATCTACCCAGGAGGACATGTCCACCCCAGAGGACACATCTACCCAGGAGGACACGTCCACCCCGGAGGACACATCTACCCAGGAGGACACGTCCACCCAGGGGGACACATCCACCCAGGAGGACACATCCACCCAGGAGGACACGTCCACCCAGAAGGACACATCCACCCAGGAGGACACGTCCACCCAGGGGGACACGTTCACCCAGGGGGACACGTCCACCCAGGAGGACACGTCCACCCCGGAGGACACATCTACCCAGGAGGACAAGTCCACCCAGGGGGACACATTCACCCAGGAGGACACGTCCACCCCGGAGGACACGTCTACCCAGGAGGACACGTCCACTCCGGAGGACACATCTACCCAGGAGGACACGTCCACCCAGGGGGACACATCCACCCAGGAGGACACATCCACCCAGGAGGACACGTCCACCCAGGAGGACACATCCACCCAGGAGGACACGTCCACCCAGGAGGACACGTCCACCCCGGAGGACACATCTACCCAGGAGGACAAGTCCACCCAGGGGGACACATTCACCCAGGAGGACACGTCCACCCCGGAGGACACGTCTACCCAGGAGGACACGTCCACCCCAGAGGACACGTCTACCCAGGAGGACACGTCCACCCAGGAGGACACGTCCACCCAGGGGGACACATTCACCCAGGAGGACACGTCCACCCAGGAGGACACGTCCACCCAGGGGGATGCATCCACCCAGGAAGAAACGTCCACCCAGGGGGACACATCTACCTAG